The following is a genomic window from Hyphomicrobiales bacterium.
TGGATCGTAATTGAGCCAGCGTGTTTCCGGAAATATTGGATAAGGGACCAACTGATGAAGGAGGCCCCAATGGCGAGGCATGTGATGAGGACCGGTCTCTTGAGCGACGTTTTGAAGAGCGACCTCTTGCGCGGGATCTTGCCGCGAAGGCCGTTGATCGCGGCTCTCGCCGGCTCGATCCTGGTTCTGCCGTTTGCCGCGCCGGTTCAGGGAGCCTTGGCGGCCAGCGCAGATCCCCTTGCCGGCCAATGGCTGGCCGAGGATATCGGTGGCGGCGGCGTGGTCGACCGTATCCAGACGACGCTTGCGTTCGGTGGAGATGGCAAGGTCACCGGTTCGGGGGGCTGCAACCACTTCACCGGCAAGGCCGAGATCACCGGCGAAACCCTGCGGATCGGCCCGCTCGCTTCCACCCGCATGGCCTGCCCTCCGGCAGTCATGGGGCAGGAGCAGAAGTTCTTCAATGCGCTGCAGGGGGTGAAAAGCTGGGCGATCGACGGCAACGGCAAGCTCTTGCTGCGTGACGCCGGCGGCAAGCAATTGGCGTTGTTGACACGGGTCCGCCAGGGTGCGGCGATCACGATCGAGGTTCCGACGGCCAATCAGGTAGAGACCATCAAGGCGAGCTACGCCTGCGGTGACCGGGTTGTGGATGCCACCTATTTCAATGCCGGCGAAATCTCGCTGGTGTCCCTGTCGATCAAGGGGGAGTTCGTGGTCGCGGCCAATGTGCTGGCGGGTTCCGGCGCGAAATATGCCGGCGGGCGCTTCATCTGGTGGACGAAGGGCAATATGGCCGATCTCTATGATCTGACCAAGGGTGAGAACGCACAGCCCGTCGCTTGCAAGCAGACTTGA
Proteins encoded in this region:
- a CDS encoding Membrane-bound inhibitor of C-type lysozyme, translated to MARHVMRTGLLSDVLKSDLLRGILPRRPLIAALAGSILVLPFAAPVQGALAASADPLAGQWLAEDIGGGGVVDRIQTTLAFGGDGKVTGSGGCNHFTGKAEITGETLRIGPLASTRMACPPAVMGQEQKFFNALQGVKSWAIDGNGKLLLRDAGGKQLALLTRVRQGAAITIEVPTANQVETIKASYACGDRVVDATYFNAGEISLVSLSIKGEFVVAANVLAGSGAKYAGGRFIWWTKGNMADLYDLTKGENAQPVACKQT